The Oncorhynchus tshawytscha isolate Ot180627B linkage group LG20, Otsh_v2.0, whole genome shotgun sequence genome has a window encoding:
- the LOC112219829 gene encoding growth arrest and DNA damage-inducible protein GADD45 gamma-like: protein MEAIGKSLKEALKSAQCEDRLTVGVYESAKIMNDDPDSVSLCVLATDEEWECEIALQIHFTLIQSFCFDNDISIVRVNDMQRLAEIVGDKTGQLEDAHCCLITNPADGSWEDAALEKLHLFCEESHSLNDWVPEITLLER from the exons ATGGAAGCTATTGGCAAATCTCTGAAGGAAGCTCTCAAGTCTGCCCAGTGTGAGGATCGCCTCACTGTTGGTGTATATGAGAGTGCCAAAATAATGAATGA TGACCCAGACagcgtgtctctctgtgttctggcCACCGATGAGGAGTGGGAGTGTGAAATTGCTCTCCAGATCCACTTCACCCTCATCCAGTCTTTCTGTTTTGACAACGACATCAGCATCGTCAGAGTGAACGACATGCAGCGCCTGGCCGAGATTGTTGGGGACAAGACTGGCCAGCTTGAAGATGCCCACTGCTGTCTTATCACT AACCCAGCTGATGGTTCTTGGGAGGACGCTGCTCTGGAGAAGCTGCACCTGTTCTGTGAGGAGAGCCACAGTCTGAACGACTGGGTTCCAGAGATCACCCTTCTTGAGCGCTGA
- the gadd45gb.1 gene encoding growth arrest and DNA-damage-inducible, gamma b, tandem duplicate 1 codes for MTLEEVLIQKFAERAQCTGNALEEVLLSAKENDCLTVGVYESAKVMNVDPDSVSFCVLATDEEWECDIALQIHFTLIQSFCFDNDISIVRVNDMQRLAEIVGDKTGQLEDAHCCLITNPADGSWEDAALEKLHLFCEESHSLNDWVPEITLLER; via the exons ATGACTCTTGAGGAAGTTCTGATCCAGAAGTTCGCTGAGCGTGCCCAGTGCACCGGCAATGCACTAGAGGAAGTTTTGCTCTCTGCTAAAGAAAATGACTGCCTGACGGTTGGTGTCTACGAGTCTGCTAAAGTTATGAATGT TGACCCAGACAGCGTGTCTTTCTGCGTTCTGGCCACCGATGAGGAGTGGGAGTGTGACATTGCTCTCCAGATCCACTTCACCCTCATCCAGTCTTTCTGTTTTGACAACGACATCAGCATCGTCAGAGTGAACGACATGCAGCGCCTGGCCGAAATTGTTGGGGACAAGACTGGCCAGCTTGAAGATGCCCACTGCTGTCTTATCACT AACCCAGCTGATGGTTCTTGGGAGGACGCTGCTCTGGAGAAGCTGCACCTGTTCTGTGAGGAGAGCCACAGTCTGAACGACTGGGTTCCAGAGATCACCCTTCTTGAGCGCTGA